Proteins co-encoded in one Streptomyces sp. NBC_01283 genomic window:
- a CDS encoding carbohydrate kinase, with amino-acid sequence MSPCQITVLGECVADAFTEPASTPNELALRVLPGGGPANTAVSLARLGTPARFLARLSGDVFGRLFRTRLEASGVDLSSSVPAEEPSTLAVAELDAQGQAAFSFHAQNTADWQWTAEELARVDLSETACVHTGSLALVQEPGAAAVEDFLSAAAPRATISIDPNVRPLLVQPDVYRARLAHWCALADVLRLSEDDLELLLPGIPPEQACDIWHAAGARLVVITRGADGALASLDGERVKVPAVRTSVVDTVGAGDSFTAGLLHHLGARGFLGGRLAELGLDDVAEACVFAARTAALTCSVAGPNPPWHGQLEQLATAERA; translated from the coding sequence ATGAGCCCGTGTCAGATCACCGTCCTGGGTGAGTGCGTCGCGGACGCGTTCACCGAACCCGCAAGCACTCCCAATGAACTCGCCCTGCGTGTACTGCCGGGCGGCGGACCTGCGAATACGGCGGTTTCGCTGGCCCGCCTCGGTACTCCGGCCCGCTTCCTCGCGCGCCTGTCCGGCGATGTGTTCGGCCGCTTGTTCCGTACCCGCCTGGAGGCATCGGGGGTGGACCTGTCGAGCTCCGTCCCTGCCGAGGAACCCAGCACGCTCGCCGTGGCGGAGCTGGACGCCCAGGGGCAGGCCGCGTTCTCCTTCCACGCGCAGAACACGGCCGACTGGCAGTGGACGGCCGAGGAGCTGGCCCGGGTTGATCTGTCCGAAACCGCCTGCGTGCACACCGGTTCCCTGGCCCTGGTCCAGGAGCCCGGCGCGGCAGCGGTCGAGGACTTCCTGTCGGCGGCGGCCCCCCGGGCGACCATCAGCATCGACCCGAATGTCCGGCCGCTGCTCGTACAACCCGACGTCTATCGTGCCCGGTTGGCCCACTGGTGCGCCCTCGCCGATGTGCTGCGGCTGAGCGAGGACGACCTGGAGCTGCTGCTGCCGGGCATCCCGCCCGAGCAGGCGTGCGACATCTGGCATGCGGCCGGTGCCCGGCTCGTCGTGATCACACGCGGTGCCGACGGCGCCTTGGCCTCACTCGACGGTGAACGGGTGAAGGTGCCCGCCGTGCGGACAAGCGTGGTCGACACCGTCGGGGCGGGGGACTCCTTCACGGCAGGGCTGCTGCACCACCTCGGTGCCCGCGGGTTCCTGGGTGGCCGGCTGGCGGAACTTGGCCTCGACGACGTCGCGGAAGCGTGCGTCTTCGCCGCTCGGACAGCGGCCCTGACCTGCTCGGTCGCCGGTCCCAACCCGCCGTGGCACGGCCAGTTGGAGCAGCTCGCCACAGCTGAGCGCGCCTGA
- a CDS encoding sugar ABC transporter substrate-binding protein: protein MPRTTRLPSSLLRVAALTGVAALTLTACGSGSGSSSTSAGSGKVKVGLITKTDTNPFFVKMKEGAEKAAKDNGAQLSTAAGKFDGDNAGQVTAIENMVASGVKGILITPSDSKAIVPAIAKARAKGVLVIALDTPTEPQSAVDALFATDNLDAGKRIGQYSKAAMKGKTAKIATLDLAPGVSVGVQRHNGFLQGFGIGAKDKSIVCSQDTGGDQAKGQTAMENCLQKDPDINLVYTINEPAALGAYTALKAKGREKDVLIVSVDGGCTGTRAVKDGKIAATSQQYPLKMAAQGVEAVVTYAKNGKKASGYTDTGINLITAKAQANVTSKDTAFGLKSCWG from the coding sequence ATGCCTCGCACCACTCGCCTGCCCTCCTCCCTCCTCCGAGTCGCCGCCCTCACGGGCGTCGCGGCCCTCACCCTGACGGCCTGCGGATCCGGCTCCGGATCGAGTTCCACCAGCGCCGGTTCAGGCAAAGTCAAGGTCGGTCTGATCACCAAGACGGACACCAACCCGTTCTTCGTGAAGATGAAGGAGGGCGCGGAGAAGGCCGCCAAGGACAACGGCGCCCAACTATCCACCGCCGCAGGCAAGTTCGACGGCGACAACGCCGGCCAGGTCACCGCCATCGAGAACATGGTCGCCTCCGGCGTGAAGGGCATCCTGATCACCCCGAGCGACTCCAAGGCCATCGTGCCCGCGATCGCCAAGGCCCGCGCCAAGGGCGTCCTGGTCATCGCCCTGGACACCCCGACCGAGCCGCAGAGCGCGGTCGACGCCCTCTTCGCCACCGACAACCTCGATGCCGGCAAGCGGATCGGCCAGTACTCCAAGGCCGCCATGAAGGGCAAGACGGCGAAGATAGCCACCCTCGACCTCGCGCCGGGTGTCTCCGTGGGCGTGCAACGGCACAACGGATTCCTGCAGGGCTTCGGCATCGGCGCCAAGGACAAGTCGATCGTCTGCTCGCAGGACACCGGTGGCGACCAGGCCAAGGGCCAGACCGCGATGGAGAACTGTCTCCAGAAGGACCCGGACATCAATCTCGTCTACACCATCAACGAACCGGCCGCGCTGGGCGCGTACACGGCGCTCAAGGCGAAGGGCCGGGAGAAGGACGTCCTGATCGTCTCCGTCGACGGCGGCTGCACCGGCACCCGGGCGGTCAAGGACGGCAAGATCGCCGCCACGTCCCAGCAGTACCCGCTGAAGATGGCCGCTCAGGGAGTCGAAGCGGTCGTGACGTACGCCAAGAACGGCAAGAAGGCGTCCGGTTACACCGACACGGGCATCAACCTGATCACCGCCAAGGCACAGGCCAACGTCACGTCCAAGGACACCGCGTTCGGCCTGAAGAGCTGCTGGGGCTGA
- a CDS encoding ABC transporter permease: MTATTTPPDTSAPYAGLKAPSTGRRLLTAPTTGPLVALLLACAFFSFSNDQFLTGGNFSLIVQQVMVVGTLAIGQTLIILTAGIDLSCGAVMAFGSIVIAKMAAEGSLPPLLAIALGIAVCGGFGLLNGLLVQKIPLPPFIVTLGMLNVAFALTHIYSEEQTISSLPGPLTALGQTFPLGNTDITYGSLLTIALFLFLAYALSSTSWGRHVYARGNSQEAARLNGIRTSRLTIGIYTVAGLLYGIAALLLISRTGVGDPQAGQTDNLDSITAVVLGGTSLFGGRGSVLGTFIGVLIVGVFRNGLQLMGVASTYQTLITGVLVILAVTVDQISRKKTR; this comes from the coding sequence ATGACAGCCACGACCACACCTCCGGACACGTCCGCGCCGTACGCCGGGCTGAAAGCGCCGAGCACGGGCCGCAGACTGCTCACGGCACCGACCACCGGCCCCCTGGTCGCCCTCCTCCTGGCCTGTGCCTTCTTCTCCTTCTCGAACGACCAGTTCCTCACCGGCGGGAACTTCTCACTGATCGTGCAGCAGGTGATGGTCGTCGGCACCCTCGCCATCGGCCAGACCCTGATCATCCTCACGGCGGGCATCGACCTGTCGTGCGGTGCCGTGATGGCGTTCGGCAGCATCGTGATCGCCAAAATGGCCGCCGAGGGTTCCTTGCCCCCGCTCCTCGCCATCGCGCTCGGCATAGCCGTCTGCGGCGGATTCGGGCTGCTCAACGGGCTGTTGGTGCAGAAGATCCCGCTGCCGCCGTTCATCGTCACCCTCGGCATGCTCAACGTGGCGTTCGCGCTGACCCACATCTACTCCGAGGAGCAGACGATCAGCAGCCTGCCCGGGCCGCTGACCGCCCTCGGGCAGACCTTCCCCCTCGGCAACACCGACATCACCTACGGCTCCCTGCTCACCATCGCCCTGTTCCTCTTCCTCGCGTACGCGCTGAGCAGCACCAGTTGGGGCCGGCACGTGTACGCGCGGGGCAACAGCCAGGAAGCGGCGCGCCTCAACGGCATCCGCACCTCCCGCCTGACCATCGGCATCTACACCGTGGCAGGCCTCCTTTACGGCATCGCGGCCCTGCTGCTCATCTCCCGCACCGGAGTGGGCGACCCACAGGCCGGCCAGACCGACAACCTCGACAGCATCACCGCCGTGGTCCTCGGCGGCACCAGCCTCTTCGGCGGACGCGGATCGGTCCTGGGCACGTTCATCGGCGTCCTCATCGTCGGTGTGTTCCGCAACGGCCTGCAACTGATGGGCGTCGCCTCCACATACCAGACGCTGATCACCGGGGTCCTCGTGATCCTCGCGGTGACCGTCGACCAGATCTCCCGGAAGAAGACCCGATGA
- a CDS encoding ATP-binding cassette domain-containing protein — protein sequence MTAASSPVPVLQARGLIKRYGQVTAIDGADFDLMPGEVLAVIGDNGAGKTSLIKALTGAVVPDAGEIRLNGDPIAFSGPQSARAHGIETVYQDLAVAASMDIASNMFLGRELRRPGVLGSVFRMLDKKRMRQEAAEHMADLKIGLRSLTQSVETLSGGQRQAVAVARSVAWASSVVVMDEPTAALGVKESGQVLDLIHRVRDKGMPVVLISHNMPHVFEIADRVHVHRLGRRAAVIKPADYSMAEVVAIMTGALTLDASGDTVVADSEAAKAAGVQAS from the coding sequence ATGACCGCCGCCTCCTCCCCCGTCCCCGTACTGCAGGCCCGCGGCCTGATCAAGCGCTACGGCCAGGTCACCGCGATCGACGGCGCCGACTTCGACCTGATGCCCGGCGAGGTGCTCGCCGTCATCGGCGACAACGGCGCCGGCAAAACCAGCCTGATCAAGGCGCTCACCGGCGCGGTGGTTCCCGATGCGGGCGAGATACGCCTCAACGGCGATCCCATCGCCTTCTCCGGCCCGCAGAGCGCACGCGCCCACGGCATCGAGACGGTCTATCAGGACCTCGCCGTTGCCGCCTCCATGGACATCGCCTCGAACATGTTCCTCGGGCGCGAGCTGCGCCGCCCCGGCGTCCTCGGCAGTGTCTTCCGGATGCTGGACAAGAAGCGCATGCGCCAGGAAGCCGCCGAGCACATGGCCGACCTGAAGATCGGTCTGCGCTCGCTCACGCAGTCGGTCGAGACCCTCTCAGGCGGACAGCGGCAGGCTGTCGCGGTCGCCCGTTCCGTCGCCTGGGCCAGCAGCGTCGTCGTCATGGACGAACCCACCGCAGCCCTCGGCGTCAAGGAGTCCGGCCAAGTCCTCGACCTCATCCACCGCGTTCGCGACAAGGGCATGCCGGTGGTCCTGATCAGCCACAACATGCCGCACGTCTTCGAGATCGCCGACCGGGTCCACGTCCACCGCCTTGGCCGGCGCGCAGCGGTGATCAAGCCCGCCGACTACTCCATGGCGGAGGTCGTCGCCATCATGACCGGCGCGCTCACACTCGACGCGTCCGGGGATACTGTCGTAGCGGATTCCGAGGCGGCAAAGGCCGCGGGAGTCCAGGCCAGCTGA
- a CDS encoding LacI family DNA-binding transcriptional regulator has protein sequence MAANRRPTLADVAREVGVSAKTVSRVLNADGPASAQTREQVLAAVTKLGFQPNLMARNIRVGGPDTTVGLVIPDLANPFFGAVARTIEDTVRDRGLTLLMGSSADDPDRERALTDKFLARRVSVLMVVPSVGAGHAHLKTHRATGLPIVFIDRPGAGLATDSVVSSNRTGAHDGVAHLIAHGHRRIGFIGDLPAKLYTRRERVAGYRSALQEADIPYDRSLVLNAHDQRGAEAAVGQLLDRSEPPTALFAGNNIMALGIVAELARSGRKHVAVVAFDDVSLADALEPALTVVAQDPEEIGRTAAVTALARLDGDRSRARAVTVPTRLIVRGSGEQPVAAACT, from the coding sequence ATGGCAGCGAACCGCCGCCCAACGCTGGCAGACGTCGCCCGTGAAGTGGGCGTCAGCGCCAAGACCGTCTCCCGTGTCCTCAACGCGGACGGCCCCGCCTCGGCACAGACCAGGGAACAGGTGCTCGCCGCCGTCACCAAACTCGGCTTCCAGCCGAACCTGATGGCCCGTAACATCCGCGTCGGCGGACCCGACACCACTGTCGGCCTTGTCATCCCCGACCTCGCCAACCCCTTCTTCGGAGCCGTCGCCAGGACCATCGAGGACACCGTCCGGGACCGCGGCCTGACACTTCTCATGGGCTCCTCCGCGGACGACCCCGACCGTGAGCGCGCGCTGACAGACAAGTTCCTCGCCCGGCGCGTCAGCGTTCTGATGGTCGTGCCGTCGGTCGGCGCCGGCCACGCCCACCTCAAGACCCACCGTGCCACGGGCCTGCCGATCGTCTTCATCGACCGCCCGGGGGCAGGCCTGGCCACGGACAGCGTCGTCAGCTCCAACCGCACGGGCGCTCACGACGGAGTCGCCCACCTCATCGCCCACGGTCACCGGCGCATCGGCTTCATCGGTGACCTTCCCGCCAAGCTCTACACCCGCCGTGAACGTGTGGCGGGCTACCGCTCGGCCCTGCAGGAAGCCGATATCCCCTACGACCGCTCGCTCGTCCTCAACGCCCACGACCAGCGAGGGGCCGAAGCGGCGGTCGGACAATTGCTCGACCGGTCCGAACCCCCCACGGCCCTGTTCGCAGGCAACAACATCATGGCGCTGGGGATCGTCGCTGAACTCGCCCGGAGCGGACGCAAACACGTGGCGGTCGTCGCCTTCGACGACGTATCACTGGCTGATGCCCTCGAACCGGCCCTCACCGTCGTCGCCCAGGACCCCGAAGAAATCGGCAGAACAGCAGCCGTGACGGCCCTGGCCCGGCTCGACGGCGACCGCTCCCGTGCTCGCGCCGTCACCGTCCCCACCCGATTGATCGTCCGCGGATCGGGCGAGCAGCCCGTGGCGGCGGCCTGCACCTGA
- a CDS encoding DNA glycosylase AlkZ-like family protein has protein sequence MRRTMFVVPTTLAPVIEASTGRAIAAKERAACAVYLRADASWSPQRYAAVEADVLAALAARGEASASNLPPTCPRCASR, from the coding sequence ATGCGCCGCACCATGTTCGTCGTCCCCACCACGCTGGCCCCCGTCATCGAAGCCTCCACCGGACGGGCCATCGCCGCGAAGGAACGGGCGGCCTGCGCCGTGTACCTCCGCGCCGACGCCAGCTGGAGCCCGCAGCGGTACGCGGCGGTCGAAGCCGACGTCCTGGCTGCGCTCGCTGCCCGCGGCGAGGCCAGCGCATCCAACTTGCCGCCGACGTGCCCGCGCTGCGCGAGCAGGTGA
- a CDS encoding beta-propeller fold lactonase family protein, translated as MKVRRICLAGCGVDEGGSPLRSAPTRPGRLPSWGRRLVSVVASGALALTGVAVLSEPAHAVAGAKAYVSNFGGDTVSVVDTSTNTVTGSINVGSNPLGVAVNPASAQAYVANFDDGTVSVLDTATDTVTATVSVGSNPLTVAFTPSGTRAYVTNLSDGTVSVIASATNTVSATVAVGNDPNGAAVNPAGTTAYVTNNGDDTVSVISTATNTVTATVPVGDQPSGIAVSPSGTSAYVTNNGGTTVSVIDTATNTVTATLGVGTSPNGVAFNPSGTRAYVTDAGSDDVKVIDTAANAVIATVPVGDSPAKVEVNPSGTTAYATNQSGDTISVIDTGSNTVMTTVSGFNSPYGIAFKPASPPAAADIDVNLTAQPHLGLVVPYLSYTLTAHNTGPSAVTSATLTAKLPPGAAATNLPAGCTAAATTVTCSYGAIADNASVNKTFRVPLHLLTLGKVKVTGARTTSAPTDSNPANDSASVTCTALSVILVTCP; from the coding sequence ATGAAGGTCCGTCGGATCTGCCTGGCAGGGTGCGGAGTGGATGAAGGGGGAAGTCCTTTGCGTTCTGCACCTACCAGACCCGGCCGTTTGCCTTCCTGGGGTCGGCGGTTGGTTTCCGTTGTTGCCAGTGGTGCTCTGGCACTGACGGGAGTAGCGGTGCTCAGCGAGCCCGCTCACGCCGTTGCCGGCGCGAAAGCGTATGTCTCCAATTTCGGTGGTGACACGGTGTCGGTCGTTGACACGAGCACCAACACCGTCACCGGCAGCATCAATGTCGGCAGCAATCCCCTCGGCGTGGCGGTCAACCCGGCTAGCGCCCAGGCATACGTCGCCAATTTCGACGACGGCACCGTTTCGGTGCTCGACACGGCAACCGACACGGTCACCGCGACCGTCTCTGTCGGCAGCAATCCGCTGACCGTGGCGTTCACCCCGTCCGGGACCCGCGCGTACGTCACGAACCTCTCCGACGGCACCGTCTCGGTCATCGCGTCCGCGACCAACACGGTCAGCGCCACCGTCGCGGTCGGGAATGACCCGAACGGGGCGGCGGTGAACCCGGCGGGCACCACTGCCTACGTGACGAACAACGGTGACGACACGGTCTCGGTCATCAGCACGGCGACCAACACGGTGACCGCCACCGTCCCGGTGGGCGACCAGCCCTCCGGTATCGCGGTCAGCCCATCTGGGACCAGCGCGTATGTCACCAACAATGGCGGGACCACGGTCTCGGTCATCGACACCGCGACCAACACGGTCACCGCCACCCTCGGGGTCGGGACCAGCCCGAACGGAGTCGCGTTCAACCCGTCCGGCACGCGCGCCTACGTCACCGACGCAGGCAGTGACGACGTCAAAGTGATCGACACGGCGGCCAACGCCGTGATCGCTACAGTCCCGGTCGGCGACAGTCCGGCCAAGGTCGAGGTCAATCCCTCCGGCACAACTGCCTACGCCACCAACCAGTCCGGCGACACCATCTCGGTGATCGACACCGGCAGCAACACCGTCATGACCACAGTCAGCGGATTCAACAGCCCCTACGGCATCGCCTTCAAACCGGCTTCGCCACCGGCGGCCGCTGACATCGACGTGAACCTCACCGCTCAGCCGCACCTGGGCCTCGTGGTGCCCTACCTGTCCTACACCCTCACCGCCCACAACACCGGCCCCAGCGCCGTCACCTCGGCCACCCTCACAGCGAAGCTGCCGCCGGGAGCTGCCGCCACCAACCTGCCCGCCGGATGCACCGCCGCCGCCACGACAGTGACCTGCAGCTACGGAGCGATCGCCGACAACGCGAGCGTCAACAAGACCTTCCGCGTCCCGCTGCACCTGCTGACCCTCGGCAAGGTCAAGGTCACCGGAGCACGCACCACCTCCGCACCCACCGACTCCAACCCGGCCAACGACAGCGCATCCGTCACGTGCACCGCTCTGTCCGTCATCCTGGTCACCTGCCCCTGA
- a CDS encoding serine hydrolase domain-containing protein: protein MRRSPSRRLLCAALLAMAVWAPTAAAPAAAVDVPDNARPHNNDCSSDGLGRKLTARLDKTIDDVAPKAGIPGVVVGLWMPGKGCYVRAKGVADTHTGEPMSADSFVRIGSETKTFTVTALLKLVQEGRIGLDDPISRYVRGVPNGHKITLRHLAEMRSGLFPYTADPGFVHDLLSDPQRTFTPRQSLAYGFKHKNTFGPGKKFQYSNSNLVLLGLVIEKVSGHRLADFIHHRVLRPAHLQRTLFPQGNEFPHPHPRGYTDQTLSGEVADATRWNPSWAWAAGAMISDLHDLHRWAKVLATGELLSPNVQAQRLKTLPTGIPGLSYGLGIFKTNGWIGHNGSIPGYETVTVYLPAKKATLVIMINTDITSKGQEPSTVLARAITAVATPDNVYDGSVTPR from the coding sequence ATGAGACGTTCCCCCTCCCGCCGTCTACTCTGCGCCGCGCTGCTCGCCATGGCCGTATGGGCACCGACAGCAGCCGCTCCTGCCGCAGCCGTCGACGTGCCCGACAACGCCCGTCCCCACAACAACGACTGCTCGTCGGACGGGCTCGGGCGCAAGCTCACCGCCCGACTGGACAAGACCATCGACGACGTCGCCCCGAAGGCGGGGATCCCCGGTGTCGTCGTCGGGCTGTGGATGCCCGGCAAGGGCTGCTACGTCCGGGCGAAGGGGGTGGCCGACACGCACACCGGCGAACCCATGTCCGCCGACTCCTTCGTCCGGATCGGCAGCGAGACCAAGACCTTCACCGTAACGGCGCTGCTCAAACTGGTGCAGGAGGGCCGGATCGGGCTTGACGATCCGATCTCCAGGTACGTCAGAGGTGTGCCCAACGGCCATAAGATCACGCTGCGTCATCTTGCGGAGATGCGCAGCGGGCTGTTCCCGTACACCGCCGACCCCGGCTTCGTCCACGACCTGCTGAGCGACCCGCAGCGCACCTTCACCCCCCGGCAGTCCCTCGCGTACGGCTTCAAGCACAAGAACACCTTCGGGCCCGGCAAGAAGTTCCAGTACTCCAACTCCAATCTCGTCCTGCTCGGCCTGGTGATCGAGAAGGTGAGCGGGCATCGGCTGGCCGACTTCATCCACCACCGGGTGCTGCGCCCCGCGCACTTGCAGCGCACGCTCTTCCCGCAGGGCAACGAGTTTCCCCATCCGCACCCGCGCGGCTACACCGACCAGACGCTCAGCGGGGAGGTCGCCGACGCGACGCGCTGGAACCCAAGCTGGGCCTGGGCAGCCGGTGCGATGATCTCGGACCTGCACGACCTGCACCGGTGGGCCAAGGTCCTGGCCACCGGGGAACTCCTGAGCCCCAACGTCCAGGCGCAGCGACTCAAGACGCTGCCGACCGGCATCCCCGGCCTCAGTTACGGTCTGGGCATCTTCAAGACCAACGGGTGGATCGGGCACAACGGTTCCATTCCGGGGTACGAGACCGTGACGGTCTATCTGCCCGCAAAGAAGGCCACCCTCGTGATCATGATCAATACGGACATCACGAGCAAGGGCCAGGAGCCCTCCACCGTCCTCGCCCGGGCGATCACGGCGGTCGCCACTCCGGACAACGTCTACGACGGCTCGGTCACCCCTCGCTAG
- a CDS encoding spore-associated protein, which yields MELKRAMLSVAAVTALAAGSTVVLSSPASAAANTTPQKVCGSSYKTVNSAPVGSLGTVYLTYNASTGRNCVATIRSTPGTAVDTGTWIYVADTDQGASDSGNYTSYAGPATVYGKGHCVDWGGNIKNVYVSVYGSNCAALKEKRVTSIR from the coding sequence ATGGAACTTAAGCGTGCCATGTTGTCCGTAGCTGCAGTGACTGCGCTGGCGGCCGGCTCCACGGTGGTCCTGTCGTCACCGGCGTCTGCGGCGGCGAACACTACCCCGCAGAAGGTCTGCGGAAGCAGCTACAAGACCGTCAACTCCGCACCGGTGGGCTCGCTGGGCACCGTCTACCTGACGTACAACGCCTCCACCGGCCGCAACTGCGTGGCCACCATCCGCAGCACGCCCGGAACGGCCGTGGACACGGGGACGTGGATCTACGTCGCCGACACCGACCAGGGGGCCTCTGACTCCGGCAACTACACGTCCTACGCCGGGCCGGCCACCGTCTACGGCAAGGGCCACTGCGTCGACTGGGGCGGCAACATCAAGAACGTTTACGTCTCCGTCTACGGCTCCAACTGTGCCGCACTGAAGGAGAAGCGGGTCACCTCCATCCGCTGA
- a CDS encoding helix-turn-helix domain-containing protein, which translates to MIRPPSAWALEQNDRRLVFARSAEATMFAESRPFRVSFHRLPAWKAVLPIGGHAELLRPGQPMLAAPGLIVPPQLAHSCAATAPYVALFIDPWLLPSHSKPIRLDTGEVGRLLAALGTTGSDGPATCVDLAAGYTELRVLAGRPSPLDPRLDHALHLCTVHDPDMPITSIAPEVGLSAPRLRALVRQDVGIPLARLRRWGRLRTAVADLPDSTAALAAATAGFADQAHFTRTAHDFLGRTPSSLPHGGV; encoded by the coding sequence ATGATCCGTCCACCCAGTGCCTGGGCACTTGAACAAAACGATCGCCGCCTCGTCTTCGCCCGCAGTGCCGAGGCAACGATGTTCGCCGAGTCCCGCCCCTTCCGCGTCAGCTTTCACCGGCTGCCGGCGTGGAAAGCCGTGCTGCCCATCGGCGGGCACGCTGAACTCCTGAGACCAGGGCAGCCCATGCTGGCAGCGCCCGGGCTGATCGTCCCGCCTCAGCTGGCCCACAGCTGTGCGGCGACCGCTCCCTACGTCGCCTTGTTCATCGATCCCTGGTTGCTGCCCTCACACTCGAAGCCGATTCGGCTGGACACAGGCGAAGTTGGCCGTCTGCTCGCTGCGCTGGGTACCACCGGTTCCGACGGGCCCGCCACCTGCGTGGACCTGGCGGCCGGATACACCGAGCTACGAGTACTTGCCGGGCGGCCCTCCCCGCTCGACCCGAGGCTCGATCATGCCCTCCACCTGTGCACGGTGCACGATCCGGACATGCCCATCACCTCCATCGCCCCAGAGGTCGGCCTGTCGGCCCCGCGGTTGCGCGCCCTTGTCCGACAGGACGTCGGCATCCCGCTCGCCCGCCTGCGCCGATGGGGCCGGCTCCGCACGGCGGTCGCCGACCTTCCGGATTCAACCGCCGCGCTGGCAGCAGCCACCGCTGGCTTCGCCGACCAGGCTCACTTCACGCGTACCGCACATGACTTCCTCGGTCGTACGCCTTCGTCGTTGCCGCACGGTGGCGTCTAG
- a CDS encoding keywimysin-related RiPP — protein MKKAYEAPTLVRLGTFRKKTGLLQRSGNDRLILSKN, from the coding sequence ATGAAGAAGGCTTACGAAGCGCCGACGCTGGTCCGGCTCGGGACGTTCCGCAAGAAGACCGGGCTGCTGCAGCGGTCCGGGAACGACCGGCTCATCCTGAGCAAGAACTGA